One window from the genome of Musa acuminata AAA Group cultivar baxijiao chromosome BXJ1-4, Cavendish_Baxijiao_AAA, whole genome shotgun sequence encodes:
- the LOC135646214 gene encoding nicotinate-nucleotide pyrophosphorylase [carboxylating], chloroplastic-like, whose amino-acid sequence MPAITLPTAASSCSFRRPLAASFRSSSFLLPLRLLPSSVHASLRSSSQIMAVSAWDAERIPVADVLADSMAVKPPSHPTYDLKAVIALALSEDAGDRGDVTCLATVPKDMKVEAHFIAKDDGIVAGISLAEMIFNEVDPSLKVQWFAKDGDHVCKGMQFGKVYGCAHSIIVAERVVLNFMQRMSGIATLTKAMADAAHPACILETRKTAPGLRLVDKWAVLIGGGKNHRLGLFDMVMIKDNHISIAGGVMNALKSVDQYLQQKNLEMPVEVETRTLEELEELLQYATKNKTSLTRIMLDNMIVPLPNGEVDVSMLKDAVQLINGKFETEASGNVTIDTVKKIGETGVTYISSGALTHSVKALDISLKIDTELALQVGRRTNRA is encoded by the exons ATGCCTGCGATCACTTTACCCACCGCCGCCTCTTCTTGTTCTTTTCGTCGTCCCCTTGCAGCTTCTTTCCGATCCTCCTCGTTCCTCTTGCCCCTTCGACTGTTGCCCAGCTCCGTCCACGCTTCCCTTCGGTCTTCGAGCCAGATCATGGCGGTATCTGCTTGGGACGCCGAAAGGATCCCAGTCGCCGACGTCCTGGCCGATTCGATGGCTGTGAAGCCGCCTTCCCACCCTACCTACGATCTAAAGGCCGTGATCGCCCTCGCTCTCTCCGAAGATGCTGGCGATCGAG GAGATGTGACTTGCTTGGCCACTGTTCCAAAGGATATGAAAGTAGAAGCTCACTTCATCGCGAAGGACGATGGGATTGTTGCTGGAATCTCTCTGGCAGAAATGATATTTAATGAGGTTGACCCCTCATTGAAG gttcAATGGTTTGCAAAAGATGGAGATCATGTTTGCAAGGGCATGCAGTTCGGCAAAGTATATG GATGTGCACATAGTATCATTGTGGCGGAGAGGGTTGTCCTTAATTTCATGCAAAGAATGAGTGGAATAGCAACACTAACCAAG GCAATGGCAGATGCTGCTCACCCTGCTTGCATTTTAGAGACTAGGAAAACTGCTCCAGGGTTACGTTTGGTAGATAAATGGGCG GTACTAATTGGTGGTGGCAAAAACCACAGGTTGGGTTTGTTTGATATggtaatgataaaagataatcatATATCAATAGCTGGCGGTGTCATGAATGCTTTGAAATCAGTGGATCAGTACTTGCAACAAAAGAATCTTGAAATGCCTGTTGAG GTAGAGACAAGGACCTTGGAAGAGTTGGAAGAATTATTGCAATATGCCACTAAAAATAAAACTTCATTGACTCGGATTATGCTGGACAATATGATTGTTCCTCTTCCAAATGGAGAGGTGGATGTCTCAATGCTGAAGGATGCAGTTCAGCTGATAAATGGTAAATTTGAGACCGAG GCATCTGGAAATGTCACCATTGATACAGTGAAGAAAATTGGAGAAACTGGAGTAACCTATATTTCCAG TGGAGCTTTGACACATTCTGTGAAAGCACTTGATATCTCACTCAAGATAGACACAGAGTTAGCCCTTCAAGTCGGACGGCGAACAAATCGGGCATGA
- the LOC135646210 gene encoding glutathione S-transferase F12-like: MRMLTTGTTSSLQMVTRFHPPYISPSDNGTTCFEATRRRLGYLERSLRNEKMVVKVYGKAQAVCPQRVMHCLVEKGVPFELVHVDIDTMEHKRPEFLQKQPFGQVPYIVDGDLELFESRAIVRYLAAKYEDRGPNLLGRTLEERAKVDQWLDVEAINYNPWAFPIVFNLFVLPIRGLPANKADAGAAVDKLNKVLEVYEKQLSKTKYLAGDEFTLADLTHIPATRYIVENCGLSHLLDDKKHVKTWWEDITGRPAWKKVMSFVETGGSNYSP, translated from the exons ATGCGCATGCTAACCACCGGCACCACCTCCTCCCTGCAGATGGTGACAAGGTTTCATCCCCCATATATATCCCCCTCTGACAACGGTACTACATGCTTCGAGGCGACCAGACGAAGACTCGGATATCTCGAGCGATCCCTGCGGAACGAGAAAATGGTGGTGAAGGTGTATGGCAAAGCTCAGGCGGTGTGCCCCCAGCGAGTAATGCACTGCCTGGTGGAGAAGGGCGTCCCGTTCGAGCTCGTCCATGTCGACATCGACACCATGGAACACAAGCGTCCTGAGTTCCTCCAGAAACAA CCATTCGGGCAGGTCCCCTACATCGTTGACGGAGACTTGGAGCTCTTCG AGTCGCGGGCCATCGTGCGGTATCTGGCGGCGAAGTACGAGGACCGCGGGCCTAACCTGCTCGGCCGGACGCTGGAGGAGCGAGCGAAGGTGGACCAGTGGCTGGACGTGGAGGCCATCAACTACAACCCCTGGGCGTTCCCCATCGTCTTCAACCTGTTCGTGCTCCCCATCCGTGGCCTCCCCGCGAACAAGGCGGACGCCGGCGCCGCCGTGGACAAGCTCAACAAGGTCCTGGAGGTGTACGAGAAGCAGCTGTCGAAGACCAAGTACTTGGCGGGCGACGAGTTCACGCTGGCCGACCTGACCCACATCCCCGCCACCCGCTACATCGTGGAGAACTGCGGCCTGTCGCACCTCTTGGACGACAAGAAGCACGTCAAGACGTGGTGGGAGGACATCACCGGCCGGCCCGCCTGGAAAAAGGTGATGAGTTTCGTGGAGACCGGGGGGTCGAACTACTCCCCATAG
- the LOC135646224 gene encoding actin cytoskeleton-regulatory complex protein PAN1-like, translating into MAARPNQVADMRVFDAYFMRADLDRDGRISGHEAVAFFQGANLPRQVLAQVWMYADQKRAGFLGREEFYNALRLITVAQRGIELTPEIVQAALKSPDAAKIPAPKINAVPDPASQMKFGAPNTHSSQMSPMGPTNQNPGFRPTNQNPGFGPNIQNPGFGPTNQNPGFIGQPPHQNTGMNQHAFPTGNNLMRPPQATPVAVRPFHKEVGQVLPGGSSTASPYPPGSSSSNVSTDWFSGRNSGALGQGTPQTSFPGVSSVNQDGFGVSNSGSAPGTGSKPQILASTATSVPSKPGDAILPSLQSDSRALVLAGNGFSSDSTFGGDAFSATQAKQEKNVSSFSSITTPKSSSIVPSISGSQNSSKPQNVDTWQSMALVPSSDNQLQQTQSPVKQSQSGMKQSTPAMTGLSGPVGSVGSTSSQPQLSWPKFTQSDIQRYLVIFIKVDTDRDGKITGEEARNLFLSWRLPREVLKQVWDLSDQDNDGMLSLREFCIALYLMERHREKCPLPAVLPESVRSDQTLLLATNQPLTGYGGPVSQSTPVQGTALSRPAVPAVSVKPQIPKPIPSQTDDTIQSVKKSKVPVLEKHLVDQLSKDEQSTLHSKFQEASDADKKVQELEKEILDSKEKTEFYRSKMQELVLYKSRCDNRFNEITERASADKREVESLMKKYEEKYKQAGDVASKLTIEEATFRDIQEKKLEIYDSILKIEQGGTADGLLQARAAHIQKDLEELVKVLNERCKQYGLRSKPTSLIELPFGWQPGIQEGAADWDEDWDKFDEDGFVAVKELTIEVEKVVPTEKSKPEEVRKEKLSTEEVSRASSSNGENKTEKHSNGENETEKRSSDEDETDKRLNDENKTEKPSTTTVPLTENGSTNLDGDDSLAKSPSSPGTSALESPKDIHHVSVRHDGSPHANENSSDHDAAESFILEDKHAGEPSWGPTFDRTDDTDSVWSFNPKESDHQKRRQNFSFGSDDFGLFPPIKTDSPSAASVAGKEKGPFFDSVPSTPLFNSGFSPRFTDGPDDHSFDSFSQHDFFGTNDTGAFAQREGLSRFDSFRSTTDYSRGESLVRFDSIRSTADYNSSRGESFARFDSMRSTTDYNSSRGESFARFDSMRSTTDHSRGYSSFDGGDLFGSEPFKSSESHSPKKGTTNWDAF; encoded by the exons ATGGCGGCGCGGCCGAATCAAGTGGCGGACATGCGGGTGTTCGATGCGTACTTCATGAGAGCGGATTTGGATCGGGATGGGCGGATCAGTGGCCACGAGGCGGTGGCTTTCTTTCAGGGAGCCAATTTGCCGAGACAGGTTCTGGCTCAG GTATGGATGTATGCTGATCAGAAGCGAGCTGGTTTCCTTGGACGTGAGGAGTTCTACAATGCACTGAGACTTATAACAGTTGCACAGAGGGGTATAGAACTTACACCTGAAATCGTACAGGCAGCCTTAAAATCTCCTGATGCAGCTAAAATTCCTGCACCAAAGATAAATGCGGTGCCTGATCCTGCATCTCAGATGAAGTTTGGAGCCCCCAATACCCATTCCTCTCAGATGAGTCCTATGGGACCAACTAATCAAAATCCTGGCTTTAGACCAACTAATCAAAATCCTGGCTTTGGGCCAAATATTCAAAATCCTGGCTTTGGGCCAACTAATCAAAATCCTGGCTTTATAGGGCAACCACCACATCAAAACACTGGTATGAATCAGCATGCTTTTCCCACTGGAAACAATTTGATGAGGCCACCTCAAGCCACACCTGTTGCTGTCAGACCTTTTCACAAGGAAGTTGGCCAAGTTCTACCTGGTGGTAGTAGCACAGCAAGTCCGTATCCTCCAGGTTCAAGTTCATCAAATGTTTCAACTGATTGGTTCAGTGGTAGGAATAGTGGAGCATTAGGACAGGGAACTCCACAAACTTCTTTTCCTGGGGTTTCCTCAGTCAACCAAGATGGCTTTGGGGTATCCAACTCTGGATCAGCTCCTGGAACAGGGTCTAAACCTCAAATACTTGCTTCAACTGCGACTTCAGTTCCATCAAAACCTGGAGATGCTATATTGCCATCTTTGCAATCAGATTCAAGAGCTTTGGTTTTAGCTGGCAATGGCTTTTCTTCTGACTCGACTTTTGGTGGCGATGCTTTTTCTGCAACTCaggcaaaacaagaaaaaaatgttTCTAGTTTCTCTTCAATTACTACACCTAAATCTTCTAGTATTGTCCCATCTATATCTGGGTCTCAGAACTCCAGCAAACCACAGAATGTTGATACTTGGCAAAGTATGGCTTTGGTTCCTTCCAGTGACAACCAGTTGCAACAAACTCAATCTCCAGTCAAACAAAGTCAATCAGGCATGAAACAGAGTACTCCAGCAATGACTGGTTTAAGTGGTCCAGTTGGAAGCGTTGGCTCTACTTCCTCTCAGCCCCAGCTTTCATGGCCAAAATTTACTCAATCTGATATCCAGAGGTATCTTGTAATATTTATCAAAGTAGACACTGATAGAGATGGCAAAATCACAGGTGAAGAGGCACGTAACCTATTTCTCAGTTGGAGACTACCTAGAG AGGTCTTAAAGCAGGTGTGGGACTTATCTGATCAGGATAATGATGGCATGCTTTCTCTTAGGGAGTTTTGTATTGCTCTGTATTTAATGGAGAGGCATCGAGAAAAATGTCCTCTTCCAGCTGTTCTTCCTGAGAGTGTCAGGTCTGATCAAACTTTGCTACTAGCTACAAACCAACCCTTAACTGGATATGGTGGTCCAGTTAGCCAATCAACTCCTG TACAAGGGACAGCTCTATCACGGCCAGCAGTGCCTGCTGTCTCAGTGAAGCCACAAATACCAAAACCAATACCTTCTCAGACTGATGATACTATTCAATCAGTAAAGAAATCGAAAGTGCCTGTGTTGGAAAAACATTTGGTTGACCAACTCAGCAAGGATGAACAGAGTACACTGCACTCCAAGTTCCAGGAGGCATCAGATGCAGACAAAAAG GTCCAAGAACTGGAGAAGGAGATATTAGATTCCAAAGAAAAAACTGAATTTTACCGCTCCAAGATGCAAGAACTA GTTCTTTACAAAAGTAGATGCGACAATAGATTCAATGAGATAACTGAAAGGGCATCTGCCGATAAACGGGAG GTTGAATCTTTGATgaaaaaatatgaagaaaaataCAAGCAAGCTGGAGATGTGGCTTCAAAACTTACAATTGAAGAGGCAACTTTTCGTGATATTCAG GAGAAAAAACTGGAAATATATGATTCTATACTGAAAATAGAACAAGGTGGAACTGCTGATGGTTTGCTTCAG GCACGAGCTGCTCATATACAAAAGGATCTCGAAGAGCTTGTAAAAGTTCTAAACGAACGATGCAAACAATATGGATTGCGTTCTAAGCCAACTTCACTGATTGAGCTTCCTTTTG GTTGGCAACCTGGCATACAAGAAGGGGCAGCTGACTGGGATGAAGACTGGGACAAATTTGATGAGGATG gTTTTGTAGCTGTAAAGGAGCTCACAATTGAAGTGGAGAAGGTTGTGCCTACTGAAAAGTCCAAGCCTGAAGAAGTTAGAAAAGAAAAACTTTCTACAGAGGAAGTGTCGCGGGCATCATCTTCTAATGGTGAGAACAAGACTGAGAAGCATTCCAATGGTGAGAATGAGACCGAGAAACGTTCCAGTGATGAGGATGAGACTGACAAACGCTTAAATGATGAGAACAAGACTGAGAAGCCTTCTACAACCACAGTGCCTTTGACTGAAAATGGATCTACCAATCTTGACGGTGATGATAGCTTAGCTAAAAGTCCCAGCAGTCCTGGAACAAGTGCTTTGGAAAGTCCTAAAGACATTCACCATGTGTCTGTTAGACATGATGGCTCACCCCATGCAAATGAAAACAGCAG TGATCATGATGCTGCTGAATCCTTTATTTTGGAAGACAAGCATGCTGGTGAGCCTTCATGGGGTCCAACTTTTGATCGCACTGATGATACTGATTCTGTTTGGAGCTTTAATCCAAAG GAGAGTGATCATCAGAAGCGAAGACAAAACTTCTCCTTTGGGTCTGATGACTTTGGTTTATTTCCTCCAATCAAGACGGATTCTCCCAGTGCAGCTAGTGTAGCTGGAAAGGAGAAGGGCCCATTCTTTGATTCTGTTCCTAGTACACCTTTATTCAACTCTGGATTTTCTCCGAGGTTTACCGATGGGCCAGATGACCACTCTTTTGATAGCTTTTCCCAACATGATTTCTTTGGCACGAATGACACTGGTGCTTTTGCTCAGCGTGAGGGCCTTTCAAGGTTTGACTCATTTCGTAGTACCACTGACTACAGCAGGGGTGAAAGCCTTGTGAGGTTTGACTCCATCCGCAGCACCGCAGACTACAACAGCAGCAGGGGTGAAAGCTTTGCAAGGTTTGATTCTATGCGCAGCACCACTGACTACAACAGCAGCAGGGGTGAAAGCTTTGCAAGGTTTGATTCTATGCGCAGCACCACAGACCACAGTAGGGGCTATTCATCCTTTGATGGTGGTGACTTGTTTGGGTCCGAACCATTCAAGTCCTCAGAAAGTCACAGTCCTAAGAAGGGAACAACTAATTGGGATGCATTTTAG